The Cyanobacteria bacterium QS_8_64_29 genomic sequence CGAGCTGCTCCCGCTGCTGGGGATCTTGCAGGGTTTCTCCCAACGAGGTGGTCACGCCCAGCGCAATGCGGGCTCCTTGCTGCAGGTACTGAAAAACGCTGTCGGCATTCATGGGCGAATCGGGCAATGGGGGTGCGGTTGCGATCGTAAAATGGGCGCGCTCACTCCCACTCGATCGTGCCGGGCGGCTTGGAGGTGATGTCGTAGGCAACGCGGTTGACGCCGCTGACCTCGTTGACGATACGGTTGGCGATTGCCTCCAGCAGCGCGTAGGGGACGCGGGCCCAATCGGCGGTCATGCCATCTTCGCTGGCGATCAGCCGCAGCACCACCGGATGGGCGTAGGTGCGGCGATCGCCCATGACGCCCACCGTGCGGACCGGCAGCAGCACGGCAAAAGCCTGCCAAATGTCGCTGTAGAGGCCATGGTGCTTGACCTCCTCCCGCACGATGCGATCCGCGGCGCGCAGGATAGCCAGGCGCTCGGCAGTCACTTCGCCCAGGATGCGGATGGCCAATCCCGGCCCCGGAAACGGATGGCGGCTGACAATGTCCTCGGGCAAGCCCAGGGTGCGGGCAACTTGGCGCACTTCGTCTTTGAACAGCTTGCGCAGCGGCTCGACCAAATCGAAGCCCAAGTTCTCGGGGAGGCCGCCGACGTTGTGGTGGCTTTTGATCTTGACGGTCGCGCGCTCGCCCGTTTGGGCCTGGGAGGCGCTCTGGGCCGATTCGATGGCATCCGGATAGAGCGTGCCTTGCGCCAGGTAGTCGAACGGGCCCAGCTTCCGGGACTGCTCGGCAAACACGTTGATAAACTCGCGGCCGACGAGGTGCCGCTTGCGTTCGGGATCGGTGACCCCGGCGAGCTGCGCCAGAAAGCGATCACGGGCGTCCACGTAGGTGACCGGGATGCGCAGCTGCTGCCGAAAGACCTGCATCAGCCGCTCGGGCTCGCCCTCGCGCATGAAGCCCTGATCGATGAACAGGCAGGTGAGCCGATCGCCGATGGCTTGGCGCAGCAAAAAGGCCAAAGTGGAGGAGTCTACCCCGCCCGATAGCGCCAGCAGCACGCGCTTGCCGCCCATTTTGGCGCGGATCTCGCGCACGGCTTCATCGATAAAGGTCTCGGGCGTCCAGTTGGGTTCGCACTGGCAAATGTCGCAGACGAAGTTGCGAATCAGGGCGCGGCCGCCGACTGAGTGCGCCACCTCGGGGTGAAACTGGACGCCGTAGCGCTGCCGTTGGGGCGCGGCGATCGCGGCGCAGGGGGTATTGACTGTGTGCGCCCAGACCTCAAAGCCCGGCGGCAGCTGCCGGCAGGCATCGCCGTGGCTCATCCACATAGTGGTGCCATCGGCAACGCCGGCCAGCCAGCCGGCCGAGCGATCCAGATAGAGATTAGCCTTGCCGTATTCGGCGTTCTGAGCGCGCTCGACCTCGCCGCCGAGCTGCTGCACCATGACCTGCATGCCGTAGCAGACCCCAACGATAGGAACCGCCAGATCCCAAATGGCGGGATCGGTTTGGGGAGCGCCCTCGTCATAGACCGAGCTGGGGCCGCCCGAGAGGATGATGCCTTTGGGCTGCAAGCGCCGCAGCTGCTCGGCGCTGGTGCTGTAGGGCAGGACCTCAGAGTAGACGTTGGCCTCGCGGACGCGGCGGGCGATGAGCTGCGCGTACTGGGAACCAAAGTCCAGGATGGCGATGGTATCCCGGCGCGCCGCCTCCGGAACTTGGGGAGCGGAGGCTAGGTTGGTTTGGGTCGAGGCAGTCACGGCGCTAGCGGCGAGGGCAAAACATTAAGAATAGCGAAAGATAGCGCTACGCTAGCACAGCTGGGGCCACAGATGGCGGGCGTTGGTACTGCTGGCAATAGCTTGGCGCCCGCGATCGAATAGCAGCGAGCCCACCTGGGGCTGGTGCTGAGCGTAGTTGCGGATGTAGGCCTGGGCGCGCCGGTCGATGGCGGCAGCTAGCGCACCGTAGAGCTCGGCTACCACCTGAGTCCCCAACTGACTGTCCCGCTGGCGCAGCTGCTGTAGGGCGGCCTCGGCCGTGGCACTATCGGCTAGGGCTTGCAGCACCGGCAGCGGCAGCCCGCAGCGGACGCCGTAGGCCGCCAGCGTCTCCAGGCGCCCGTCGGCCAGGTGATGGTGAGTGTGAAAGATGCCGCCCGCCAGCTTGATGAGCTTGCCGTGGTAGCCCACCAGCAGCAGTCCCGAGAGCCCCTGCGCGCCTGCCGCCACCAGCAGCGGCCCCAACCAGTTGGCCGTTTTGACCAGCTGCTCGGGGTTGAGGCCCCACTGCTGCGCCAGATCCAACCCGTTTTCCCCAATGCAGAAAGCCAGACAGTTAAAGCGCGCGGCTTTTGCTTCCACCTCGGCCCGGCAGGCCTGCAAGCGCTCGGGGGCGCTAGTAGGGTGGGCGATGCCACTGGTCCCCAGCAGCGATAGCCCCTCGACTACGCCGAAGGCCGCGTTGGAGGTGCGCTCGGCGAGCTGGCGCCCCTGGGGCAGCACGATCGCGACGCGCACGCCCTCGCCGGCTGCCAGCTCGCGCGCCAGGTTGCGCTCGATCAGCTGCCGAGCGTAACCGTAAATG encodes the following:
- a CDS encoding GMP synthase (glutamine-hydrolyzing) yields the protein MTASTQTNLASAPQVPEAARRDTIAILDFGSQYAQLIARRVREANVYSEVLPYSTSAEQLRRLQPKGIILSGGPSSVYDEGAPQTDPAIWDLAVPIVGVCYGMQVMVQQLGGEVERAQNAEYGKANLYLDRSAGWLAGVADGTTMWMSHGDACRQLPPGFEVWAHTVNTPCAAIAAPQRQRYGVQFHPEVAHSVGGRALIRNFVCDICQCEPNWTPETFIDEAVREIRAKMGGKRVLLALSGGVDSSTLAFLLRQAIGDRLTCLFIDQGFMREGEPERLMQVFRQQLRIPVTYVDARDRFLAQLAGVTDPERKRHLVGREFINVFAEQSRKLGPFDYLAQGTLYPDAIESAQSASQAQTGERATVKIKSHHNVGGLPENLGFDLVEPLRKLFKDEVRQVARTLGLPEDIVSRHPFPGPGLAIRILGEVTAERLAILRAADRIVREEVKHHGLYSDIWQAFAVLLPVRTVGVMGDRRTYAHPVVLRLIASEDGMTADWARVPYALLEAIANRIVNEVSGVNRVAYDITSKPPGTIEWE
- a CDS encoding cobalt-precorrin-5B (C(1))-methyltransferase, which translates into the protein MTASAARAGYTLPVFACAAAVAALRCLRGRAAPESVELDLIRPERAAEIAIEQAAPLPNGEALAIARSEPGDNLDLTRGTPVWALVGWQPPAEAAAQPVRLEGGEGIGRRAQAGGEAAIYGYARQLIERNLARELAAGEGVRVAIVLPQGRQLAERTSNAAFGVVEGLSLLGTSGIAHPTSAPERLQACRAEVEAKAARFNCLAFCIGENGLDLAQQWGLNPEQLVKTANWLGPLLVAAGAQGLSGLLLVGYHGKLIKLAGGIFHTHHHLADGRLETLAAYGVRCGLPLPVLQALADSATAEAALQQLRQRDSQLGTQVVAELYGALAAAIDRRAQAYIRNYAQHQPQVGSLLFDRGRQAIASSTNARHLWPQLC